GCCTTTTTGTTCGATCAAATAAACAGGAGCATCCGGTGCGTAATGCGTATATTTAACGCCCGGTGAACGAGGTACTGTCCGTTTGCCTTCACAGGAAACACGCAGCTGTCCGATCACATCTTCAATCATATCCGCCGTGATGCTGCCGGGCCGCAGGATGGCCGGCGGTTCCGCTGTCATGTCCAGCACGGTCGATTCGATGCCGAGCGCCGTCGCCCCGCCGTCGAGAATAAGATCGATTTTGCCGTTCAAGTCATGCTCCACATGTCCTGCGCATGTCGGGCTCGGCTTGCCGCTTACGTTCGCACTCGGTGCAGCAAGCGGCCGGTCCGTCTGCTTCAGCAAGTTCAGCGCAATCGGATGATCCGGCATCCGGAGTCCGACAGTCGGCAGGCCGGCCGTTACATTGTCCGCAAACACGCCTTCTTTCGCTTCAAGTATGAGGGTGAGCGGTCCTGGCCAGAATGCATCCATGCATCTGATGGCTTTTTCCGGCACATTCGCTGCATAACGCAGCGCCATTTCTTTTGAATCGACATGGACAATGAGCGGGTTATCAGATGGACGCCCCTTCGCCAGGTAAATTCTCTCGACGGCTTCTGCATTCGTTGCATCCGCTCCAAGGCCGTACACCGTTTCAGTCGGAAACGATACCGTTCCTCCGCGCTGCAGGATCTCCGCCGCCTCTTCATAGTATTCCGGGTTGCCGGCATCATTGCCCACTTCCACGATTCTGGTTTTCATGCTGTATCCTCCTTGCTTCTGCAGTCACCGGATGATGCAGAACACCATCCGGTCCTTGCCATTGATATCTTGTTTTACCGAAGTTTCCGCTTTCGGAAATGCCTGTTCAAGCAGTTGTTTCACCGCTTGGCCCTGCATATAGCCGATTTCAAAACCGATGAGCGCCGGCCGGTTCATGAGTGCCGGCAGTTTTTCCGCCAGTTCCTCATATAGGGAAAGACCATGACGGTCGGCGAACAATGCGGTATGCGGCTCGTGATCTCTGACCGTATCAGCCAGCGTATCCGCTTCTTCCTGTCCGATATACGGCGGGTTCGACAGCACT
Above is a genomic segment from Planococcus lenghuensis containing:
- a CDS encoding L-threonylcarbamoyladenylate synthase; the encoded protein is MKTRIVEVGNDAGNPEYYEEAAEILQRGGTVSFPTETVYGLGADATNAEAVERIYLAKGRPSDNPLIVHVDSKEMALRYAANVPEKAIRCMDAFWPGPLTLILEAKEGVFADNVTAGLPTVGLRMPDHPIALNLLKQTDRPLAAPSANVSGKPSPTCAGHVEHDLNGKIDLILDGGATALGIESTVLDMTAEPPAILRPGSITADMIEDVIGQLRVSCEGKRTVPRSPGVKYTHYAPDAPVYLIEQKGDIVDRAIEHLHSKGKKVAVLSADFSKAADYYFPLSADVLYSGLRKCDETSADLILAAIQPEHKKDAALMNRLEKAADHKWFS